A section of the Delphinus delphis chromosome 1, mDelDel1.2, whole genome shotgun sequence genome encodes:
- the SLC25A44 gene encoding solute carrier family 25 member 44 isoform X4 yields MWVRRSSEGPAQETRNKVRSPDTMEDKRNIQIIEWEHLDKKKFYVFGVAMTMMIRVSVYPFTLIRTRLQVQKGKSLYHGTFDAFIKILRADGVTGLYRGFLVNTFTLISGQCYVTTYELTRKFVADYSQSNTVKSLVAGGSASLVAQSITVPIDVVSQHLMMQRKGEKMGRFQVRGNPKGQGVVAFGQTKDIIRQILRADGLRGFYRGYVASLLTYIPNSAVWWPFYHFYAGLPWWRSG; encoded by the exons ATGTGGGTCAGGAGGAGCTCAGAGGGGCCAGCACAGGAAACCAGAAATAAAGTGAG GTCTCCAGACACAATGGAGGACAAACGTAACATCCAGATCATCGAGTGGGAACACCTGGACAAGAAGAAGTTCTACGTGTTTGGTGTGGCAATGACGATGATGATCCGTGTCAGTGTCTACCCATTCACCCTCATCCGCACTCGCTTGCAGGTTCAGAAAGGCAAGAGCCTCTACCATGGGACCTTTGATGCCTTCATCAAGATCCTACGGGCAGATGGTGTGACTGGCCTCTACCGGGGGTTCCTGGTCAACACCTTCACCCTCATATCTGGCCAGTGCTATGTTACTACTTATGAGCTCACCCGGAAGTTTGTAGCTGACTACAGCCAGAGCAACACAGTCAAATCACTGGTGGCCGGTGGCTCGGCCTCTCTCGTGGCTCAGAGCATCACAGTGCCCATTGATGTGGTCTCCCAGCACCTGATGATGCAGCGCAAGGGTGAGAAAATGGGCCGCTTCCAAGTGCGAGGGAATCCAAAGGGACAAGGGGTAGTTGCCTTTGGCCAAACCAAGGACATCATCAGGCAGATCCTGCGGGCTGATGGACTTCGTGGCTTCTACCGGGGCTATGTGGCTTCGCTGCTTACTTACATCCCAAACAGTGCTGTCTGGTGGCCCTTCTACCACTTCTATGCAG
- the SLC25A44 gene encoding solute carrier family 25 member 44 isoform X5 — protein MWVRRSSEGPAQETRNKVRSPDTMEDKRNIQIIEWEHLDKKKFYVFGVAMTMMIRVSVYPFTLIRTRLQVQKGKSLYHGTFDAFIKILRADGVTGLYRGFLVNTFTLISGQCYVTTYELTRKFVADYSQSNTVKSLVAGGSASLVAQSITVPIDVVSQHLMMQRKGEKMGRFQVRGNPKGQGVVAFGQTKDIIRQILRADGLRGFYRGYVASLLTYIPNSAVWWPFYHFYAGATRHP, from the exons ATGTGGGTCAGGAGGAGCTCAGAGGGGCCAGCACAGGAAACCAGAAATAAAGTGAG GTCTCCAGACACAATGGAGGACAAACGTAACATCCAGATCATCGAGTGGGAACACCTGGACAAGAAGAAGTTCTACGTGTTTGGTGTGGCAATGACGATGATGATCCGTGTCAGTGTCTACCCATTCACCCTCATCCGCACTCGCTTGCAGGTTCAGAAAGGCAAGAGCCTCTACCATGGGACCTTTGATGCCTTCATCAAGATCCTACGGGCAGATGGTGTGACTGGCCTCTACCGGGGGTTCCTGGTCAACACCTTCACCCTCATATCTGGCCAGTGCTATGTTACTACTTATGAGCTCACCCGGAAGTTTGTAGCTGACTACAGCCAGAGCAACACAGTCAAATCACTGGTGGCCGGTGGCTCGGCCTCTCTCGTGGCTCAGAGCATCACAGTGCCCATTGATGTGGTCTCCCAGCACCTGATGATGCAGCGCAAGGGTGAGAAAATGGGCCGCTTCCAAGTGCGAGGGAATCCAAAGGGACAAGGGGTAGTTGCCTTTGGCCAAACCAAGGACATCATCAGGCAGATCCTGCGGGCTGATGGACTTCGTGGCTTCTACCGGGGCTATGTGGCTTCGCTGCTTACTTACATCCCAAACAGTGCTGTCTGGTGGCCCTTCTACCACTTCTATGCAG
- the SLC25A44 gene encoding solute carrier family 25 member 44 isoform X3, which translates to MWVRRSSEGPAQETRNKVRSPDTMEDKRNIQIIEWEHLDKKKFYVFGVAMTMMIRVSVYPFTLIRTRLQVQKGKSLYHGTFDAFIKILRADGVTGLYRGFLVNTFTLISGQCYVTTYELTRKFVADYSQSNTVKSLVAGGSASLVAQSITVPIDVVSQHLMMQRKGEKMGRFQVRGNPKGQGVVAFGQTKDIIRQILRADGLRGFYRGYVASLLTYIPNSAVWWPFYHFYAGMRASYCCGLSRCGAQVPDPQA; encoded by the exons ATGTGGGTCAGGAGGAGCTCAGAGGGGCCAGCACAGGAAACCAGAAATAAAGTGAG GTCTCCAGACACAATGGAGGACAAACGTAACATCCAGATCATCGAGTGGGAACACCTGGACAAGAAGAAGTTCTACGTGTTTGGTGTGGCAATGACGATGATGATCCGTGTCAGTGTCTACCCATTCACCCTCATCCGCACTCGCTTGCAGGTTCAGAAAGGCAAGAGCCTCTACCATGGGACCTTTGATGCCTTCATCAAGATCCTACGGGCAGATGGTGTGACTGGCCTCTACCGGGGGTTCCTGGTCAACACCTTCACCCTCATATCTGGCCAGTGCTATGTTACTACTTATGAGCTCACCCGGAAGTTTGTAGCTGACTACAGCCAGAGCAACACAGTCAAATCACTGGTGGCCGGTGGCTCGGCCTCTCTCGTGGCTCAGAGCATCACAGTGCCCATTGATGTGGTCTCCCAGCACCTGATGATGCAGCGCAAGGGTGAGAAAATGGGCCGCTTCCAAGTGCGAGGGAATCCAAAGGGACAAGGGGTAGTTGCCTTTGGCCAAACCAAGGACATCATCAGGCAGATCCTGCGGGCTGATGGACTTCGTGGCTTCTACCGGGGCTATGTGGCTTCGCTGCTTACTTACATCCCAAACAGTGCTGTCTGGTGGCCCTTCTACCACTTCTATGCAG